The genome window CTGGCGGCACGCGCCCTGGTTCGGGCTGCAGGAGGTGTTCGCTGCCGCGTCGGCCGACCGGGGCGAGCAGCAGCCGGCGGTGGAGGACGCGCTCAACCGCGCGCTGGTGGGGCTCGGCATCCACTGGGCGCGCGTGGAGGCGGTGACCCTGCCGCGCGAGCAGGCGCCCGGCGAGCGCAGCTTCTCCATCACGCTCGACTGCGGCGAGGGCGGCGCGGTGCACCGCGAGGTGTCACTGTGAGCGCGGGAGGGCGCGGCCCATGCGCGTGACCGTGACCGCCCGGGTGGGCGGGCTGGCGCTCAAGGCCAGCGAGATCGAGCACCTGGAGGTGCAGCAGGAGGTGGGGAGCCACCACGTGTGCTTCCTGAGCTTCTACCGCGACACCGCGCTGGCGCCGGTGTCGCTCGACCAGCTGCTGGGCGAGCCGGTGCGGGTGGAGCTGAACGACGAGACGCAGACCGCGCTGGCCTTCGAGGGCGAGGTGGCGTCGGGGTCGCAGAGCCACCTGTCGCACAGCGCCTCGCACTTCTCCCTGGAGGCGGTGTCGCTCTCGGCGCGCATGCAGCAGCACCACAACACCGCCTACTACCCCGAGAGCCAGCTGGCCGACGTGGCGGGCGCGCTGGGGGCCACGGTCGCGGGCGCGTCCGGCGGCCCGCGGCTCGACTACGTGCAGCACGGCGAGTCCGACTTCGACTTCCTGGTGCGCATCGCCGACGAGCAGGGGTGCATGGTGCGGCCGGCCGGCGCCGGGGTGGAGGTGCGCGCCGGCTTCGCCGACGCCGGCCACGAGCTGGCCTGGGGCACCAACCTGCTGGCGCTCACCTCGCACTGCCGCCCGGTGAACCACGGCTTCCGCGGTGCCGCCTACCAGATGCACGAGAAGCGCGACCACCGCTTCCACGGCGTGCGCAAGGCGCCGCCGCTCACCGGGGGCGCGGCGCCGCTGGTGGCCGCCGCCCGCCGCCTGGCCACGCGCACCGCGGGCGGGGGCGACCCCAACCTCGAAGACTCGGCCTGGCGCACGCCGCGCCTGGCCGAGTTCAAGCTGGCGCTGGAGCGCGAGAGCGCCCGCGCGCTGGGGGCCGCGGTGCTGGTGGAGGGCTCGTCGTCGCACGTGGGCCTCACCGCCGGCGACACCGTGCGCATCGCCCCCGGCGAGAGCTGGGAGGTGCCGGTCACGGGCACGCTGGG of Longimicrobiaceae bacterium contains these proteins:
- a CDS encoding type VI secretion system Vgr family protein: MRVTVTARVGGLALKASEIEHLEVQQEVGSHHVCFLSFYRDTALAPVSLDQLLGEPVRVELNDETQTALAFEGEVASGSQSHLSHSASHFSLEAVSLSARMQQHHNTAYYPESQLADVAGALGATVAGASGGPRLDYVQHGESDFDFLVRIADEQGCMVRPAGAGVEVRAGFADAGHELAWGTNLLALTSHCRPVNHGFRGAAYQMHEKRDHRFHGVRKAPPLTGGAAPLVAAARRLATRTAGGGDPNLEDSAWRTPRLAEFKLALERESARALGAAVLVEGSSSHVGLTAGDTVRIAPGESWEVPVTGTLGLVRVTHRFDGQQYANEFAATPWAAYTHARRPPRRTVEGCATAEVTANLDPKGLGRVRVRYRWQDVGRETGWVRVAVPHAGNQRGTIFIPEVGDEVLVAFEHGDPERPFVLGALWNGKDAAPQTAEVKRIVTRSGNTIQLTDTGGKEVVEIFSAHGKCLVQLANDVGGKPTLTLHSEGDLSIEAVGEIRLKCKRLVEKVSGDAARDVGGDATLKV